The Janthinobacterium lividum genome has a window encoding:
- the lolA gene encoding outer membrane lipoprotein chaperone LolA yields MKSNTFAAKMMIGAASVACSLLFAASASASALEQFKSFAAGTKSAKGEFVQRQVKKADASGKAKVSTPASGTFEFARPGKFIWTYLKPYEQLLQADGDKLYIYDKDLSQVTVKKLGDALGSSPAAILFGSNDLEKNFTLAEAGTRDGLEWLKATPKAKDTTFDEITIGLRNGVPEAMELRDSFGQTSVLAFKNFQKNPALSANHFKFFMPKGADVINN; encoded by the coding sequence ATGAAAAGCAATACTTTCGCAGCAAAAATGATGATCGGCGCGGCCAGCGTTGCCTGCAGCCTGCTGTTCGCGGCCAGCGCCTCGGCCAGCGCACTCGAGCAATTCAAGAGCTTTGCGGCCGGCACCAAGTCGGCCAAGGGCGAGTTCGTGCAGCGGCAAGTCAAGAAGGCGGACGCCAGCGGCAAGGCGAAAGTGTCCACGCCGGCCAGCGGCACGTTTGAATTCGCCCGTCCCGGCAAGTTCATCTGGACTTACCTGAAGCCATACGAGCAGCTGCTGCAAGCGGACGGCGACAAGTTGTATATCTACGACAAGGACTTGAGCCAGGTGACGGTCAAGAAACTGGGCGACGCCCTCGGTTCCTCGCCAGCCGCCATCCTGTTCGGCAGCAATGACCTGGAAAAGAATTTCACCCTGGCCGAAGCGGGCACGCGCGATGGCCTGGAATGGCTGAAAGCGACACCGAAGGCCAAGGACACGACGTTTGACGAAATCACGATCGGCCTGCGCAATGGCGTGCCAGAAGCGATGGAATTGCGCGACTCGTTCGGTCAGACCTCGGTGCTGGCGTTCAAGAACTTCCAGAAAAATCCGGCCTTATCTGCCAATCACTTTAAATTTTTCATGCCCAAGGGCGCCGACGTGATTAACAATTGA